CCAGAACAAGACAGAGTAATTTATTTACCCAATTGTACAGCTACACGAGTCAAAACTAGCAAtagcaaaaaatgaaaataaatcatAATCAAGTGCTAAATTTCGGAGAACtacatgccaaaaaaaaattcagccaCCGACTACAACTTCGGCCTCATGCATGAGCTATCGGGCCGAGGCCCACCACGAACGGGCTAGGCGGCCCAAAATACGGCATGCTCgtgggcggcgcggcggcgggggaggacgCAACCCCGGGGAACGCGGCCACAGCCGGCTGCGTCAGCGGGTTGGGCGGcgtggtggcggaggaggacgcAACCCCGGGGAACGCGGCCACGGCCGGCTGCGTGGTCAGCGGGTTGGACGGCGtggtggcggcgccggcggccgggaGGAGCGGGTTGCCGTACACGGGCCCCTCGGGCTGCTGCTGGCAGTCGGGCCACCGGCAGACGGGCTGCGCCCTCCGGGCTCCCCACGTGTGGTGGGCCAGACCGAAGCCGAGGACGAGGCCCGCGACGAGGAGCGCCGTGACGAGGCACAGGAAGATCTTGGTGGCCTTGCCCACGTAACAGCACATCGGAAGctgcccttcttcttcctcttctttgttcctctccttcctctctacTGCTCTCTTGCTCGTTCTCTGATTCTCTCTCTAGCTACCACTCTCTCACAAGCTCATGCAGAAGTGCACgcacgaagagagagagagaaagggagaagaagaagaggtatGGAGATTGGAGAGTGATGGTGAGATGGGTCCAGAGGAAGGGGCACTTGGCCACCTCGCTTTGTTTTTGGTGTTAGTGCTGGTTGTCGGATTAGTACTCGTGCATGGCTTCACgtgaatgagagagagagagagagagatttgtcAGTTGCCATTACCAAACAATCGTTGATGATGAGTGTATGATAAGCAACTCCGTTTCACAGTGTAGTTCAGTTTCACTGGTCAGTGTGTTTATCAACCTGCTCTCTGGTCTTTGCTATGAGCTTTCTGGGTTGCATAATAGAATAAAAAGGCCAGAAAACAGCAAGAAAAAATTCAATTCTGCATTATGTTCTACACTAGTATTCTTCTGCATTCACCTGACAAATTCAATCAAATACCAGTTGCTATCAGCAGAAACTCAGGCGACAAAAACACTTCTACCCATCTGTTGTGGGCTTGTGGCTTGTTAGTGACAGACTTACTCTGCCGACACACACCCagtcaaaagtttttttttgtggGGCCGGGGGTGGGGGTGTTGGACAAGATGACAGTAAGCGTGAAACTTTCAGAACGTCACAGATATGTGATCATGGAGCGGGTTTTTTTTGCGAACACACAAAAGTTTTGCGCAACAATTTTATAGAAGAAgaaactcaaaataagatgaGTTTGAGTACAACGCGCAATAGCCAAGCGCGATAAGGCCAGAGTTAGGTTGtgatttgtgaaaaaaaaaaaggaaacaataaTGCAACAGGGCAAACAATTCATTTGGTCATTTCATGACCAAAATTCACTCAACCTACGAGTTCTCGCCGCTTGCCAGAGCCACGCCACTTCACGAATGTCATCGAAAAGTTCATCAACAGAACTACAGTTCGTGTCAAAGATACGTGGGTTACTCTCCTTCCAAATGTGCGAAGTGATGAGCATGAAGCAGCTATCTAAACCTTTTCTAGAGGTCGCTGGAACTGAGGAACACAGAGCCGCCTAGAAATCAACCATTGTGGCGCGAAAAGGGACAATCTCCAAGCTGCAGAACATGGAACAGGTGCCGTCACACATGCCTGGTGTATGCACACGCAGAGAAGAAGTGATTTGCCATTCCTGAGCAGTGGCACATAACGAGCATGCTTCATGGATGTCTAAGCCACATCGATGATGATGATTGGCCGTCCAAATACGCCGGCGCAGGCATAGCCAGATGAAAAACTTATTGTGCATTGGAGCGTATGAGTGCCATAATTGGTCAGCCATGGGGAACACTTGGATCCTGAGGAAGAAAGCAGAGTAGGCTGAGGATGCTAAGTACTGACCATCCACAGTCCATCACCAAGTAGTGTGATCCTCCACATCGTCTTGTAGCTGAATGTCCTCTAGTCGAGTCCACAGATCGAGGTATTCAATAAGCACTTTAGTCGTCAGGGCGCCGATAATGTCAGCCACCCATTGCCTATCAAGAAGGCCCTCCCGCACCGTCCGTGTTTTCAATGCACTTGTTTGTACAGCCGCCACCAAGTTAGGGGCGAAGATGCTGCTATATCGGTCATCCATCCAATGATGACTCCAAAACAGAGCGAGGTTGCCATCTCCAACCTGGACCAAGATGGAGGTGTCAAACATAGCCTGAACTGCAGCTTCCAGTTGGAAAGCCAGGCCCTTCCAACATCTGTTGGTCGTGCGCTGTAGCCAAAGCTAGTGTAACCTCAACACAAATCCCGCAAGACGAAGGTATAACAGACCTAATTCGCCATGGATCTTGGGAACCAAAATCTACGGCATGCCACCAGGCATTGTCCATCGTTGGCGCGATCAATCCCGGTCCACAAGAACGCGCATCGAGCACGATCAATTTCCTTGATGACCCAATGAGGCAGCTCTAGTGCAACCGAAAGATAGATGGGGATGGCTGAAAGAACTAAGTCTGCAAGGATGGGGTACCCTCCTTTGTTCATTAGTCTTCCCTTCCACATCGGGATACGCCGGCGGACGTTGTCAACCAACGATTGTAGGTGCTCTTTCCGCAGCTTGCGCACTGACAACGGCATCCCCAAGTAGGTGCATAGGAAGTCAGAGATGCGACACGAGAAACTCTCCTAGATCAATTGCACCTGTTCCTCTGAACAACGGATAGAGGTGATTGAGCACTTGACAAAGTTCGTGATTAGCTCGGACGCGTTTCCGAAGCACTCCAGGATGGCTTGTGTGACTACTAGATCTAAGCGCACCAGTGAGAGGAACATCACCATGTCATCAACGTAGAGTGATGCACAGTGGTGAATTTGCGAAAACCAATTGGTTGTAAGAGCCCCTCTATCGATGCTCTGTTGAACAACTTATTGAGCACATCCATGATAAACATGAACAACATATGTGAAAGAGGATCACCTTGCCGCAATCCATGATGGTGCTAAATGTTGTGCCCTGGAACCCCGTTAAGTAGGATACGTGATGAGGATGAAGCAAGTAAGAGTGCGACCTAGTCTCACCAACGAACACTGAAACCCATGTGCTCAAGCACCTGGAGCAAGAACGCCCAGAACACCGTGTCAAAAGCCTTTGTTATGTCCTCCTTGAGAAGAAGACGAGGTAGCTTCTTACGGTAAAGGGTTCTCGCAGAGAGTTGCACCAAAATTTGAAGTTATCATGAATAATGCGACCTTTGACAAACGCACTTTGATTCGAGGACACTAGCTCATCGAGTCTTGATGCTAACCTGTTGGCAAGGCACTTAGAGAAGAGTTTCCCAAAACTACGGATTAAGGTAATGGGGCGGAAGTTACGGACAGCAAAGAGGTTATGGAGAAAAGCATTGGGCACCACAGTCCATGGAGGCATGGTGTCTCCCCAACAATGATTTgccttttcttcctctctctttttttccctttatcTTTTTCTTCTGTGTCGCTTGGACGAAGATAAGAGTATGGAAAGCAAAAGGCAGAAGCCAACCTGTGACATGTAAATAGGTTGGTCACATGTTGCATTGGGCCACAACACAGCTTGCAGTTTTGTTCATTATCCTAGATGGTTAGGTGTGGTGCTTCAGGTCCATTTCTGTTGAATATTCTTTTTCATTCCGATGCATAGCTTCCGTTACACACTTACACTGACAGTCTGACACTACCAATATGATACTCCTACCTACAAGCTAACCGCTCTGCCTACCAGCATAATCTGGAATTAGTAAATTACACCACAGGTACAATAACTTGTGTGATGGGTACAGCTAGGTCACTGAGACAATTGCTCAAATGATTCACATAACTTGTTTTAGTGACGCATAGCCGGTCAAAATCTCACAACGTGGCACATCTATGCATGCATGGCGCTGATTTGGCATCACCTCGTCTACTTCACATCAATTCCAATGCTCAAGGGAGTGAAACAAATATTCAAACAATCAAAAACTCGAAAGAGTGCAGATTGAATGTTTTTAATCTCTCACGAAGTTACGACATCCGCACCCACTCGACAGGCTTTTAGAGTTTATCCacaatttctctaatatttgaTGAACAACAATGGAGGATACAAATCAGGACAAACAATTAAGGGATTAATTCATGAAGAGATGCAATATCCtaagtttttccttttgaattCCCCAATGCTATCGCCTACTTTCCAGAGACAAGTCTATGTTCCACATCCCATAATGAAAGGTACAAATTCATTCATCACAACTAAAGAACGAGAGCGAGATGAAATAGAATCAATATAGGAAAATCTAGTTGTAACAACACTCATTTCTAAGTCATGGTTTCAAGTATGGATGGCAATTGGATTCGTGAATCCAATACCCACAGATTCTATACTCGATGGATCCGGGTTCAGGTTTTATTTTTCGTCTATGAGTTCATCGGATCGGGTATCAGAACCGAATCGAGTCGAGttcaaattttcaattttcaccCATGAGGACTCATCAGATCACCCAAAATCCATTCAACCCTGCTGAACTGCTCCCCATCCCGACTGATCCATTCAACTCCGGCCTCCCCACCCCTCCAACTTCCCTGCTCCCCACCCAAGTATCAGGCCTCCCGCCCAGTTGCCACCCCTTCTGGCCAGCCTCCACGCTCGACCGCCGTCCTATGTCCACCTTCCCTGCTCCCCACCCCGGTCTTAGACCACCTGCCCAGTCGCCACCCCTCCTGGCCGGCCTCCCCGCCCAACCGCCACCCCGTGTCTGCCTCcccacccccgcccccgccgccgcccctcctcgGCCCTTCCG
This genomic window from Phragmites australis chromosome 7, lpPhrAust1.1, whole genome shotgun sequence contains:
- the LOC133925627 gene encoding glycine-rich cell wall structural protein 2-like, producing the protein MPMPLHLPMRKGRGGAAAGAGVGRQTRGGGWAGRPARRGGDWAGGLRPGWGAGKVDIGRRSSVEAGQKGWQLGGRPDTWVGSREVGGVGRPELNGSVGMGSSSAGLNGFWVI
- the LOC133923667 gene encoding uncharacterized protein Os04g0629400-like codes for the protein MCCYVGKATKIFLCLVTALLVAGLVLGFGLAHHTWGARRAQPVCRWPDCQQQPEGPVYGNPLLPAAGAATTPSNPLTTQPAVAAFPGVASSSATTPPNPLTQPAVAAFPGVASSPAAAPPTSMPYFGPPSPFVVGLGPIAHA